The genomic window CATGCCCGCGCCATCACCTTCCAACTGGCCGAAGTCGCTGTCACCGGCCCGATGGTACGCGCCATCCTCGCCCCCATTCGCCGATTGCGAGCGCCAGCGTCATGCACTTGACGGCGAACTAGGCCCGAACTGAACGAAAGCGGCTCCATAGGTCCGTCCGCCGCGCTGAAAAACGTCGCCGCCGGGCACCGACGCGGCCGCTTTGCGGCCAAATCCGCACAACTCCAACCGTCTGCGCGACCACAGACACCGCTCAGGGCGAAAAACACTTGATCAACTGGCCCAATCAAGCGATATTGCCGACAGATCGTATCCCGCATTCCCCAAGTAAATCTATGATTTCGCTGTCCTGAACTCATTATTTCCTATATAAATCATAGTGTTGATGGCTGCGAGGGACGTGTTTTATGGATCACCCAGAGGGTGCGGGTTCGGATCAAGGTCATCGGGTCGATTTCGACCGCCGCGTGCGGCTGGAGTTCCGGGGTGCGCAGATCAGTTCGGACGGCGGTTTGCTGGTGATGCGCGAGCTCGATGACGCGCTCGGGCTGTCGGGCCTTGCGTCAGAGGCGCTACGCGATAACCGCACCGGCAAGAACACCGTCCATCGGCTCGACGGGCTGTTCCGGCAGTCAGTATTCGGGCGGCTGGCCGGATACGAGGACGTCAACGATGCCGACCGTCTCGCGCTCGATCCCGTGATGCGTCAGGTTGTCGGTGGCCGGGCTGTCGATGCGCAAGCGGCCTCAGCAACGCAGATGGGGCGATTTGAGACCGAGACCTTGGCCTCGCCCACGAACCGGGCGGCGCTGGCAGACCTGAACGGCCAATGGATCGACCGCTTCCACGACCGCAACGGGCTGAAGTATATCGTGCTGGACATGGACAGCTCGGTCAGCCCCACCCATGGCGATCAGGAAGGGTCCGCCTGGAACGGCCATTTCGACTGCACCTGTTATCACCCGAATTTCCTGTTCAACCAGTTCGGCATGCTGGAACGCTGCGCCCTGCGCAACGGCAATGTTCACAGCGCCGACGGCTGGCGGGATGTCCTCGATCCCGTCATCGCCCGTTATGCTGGCCGCAACCTTGGTGGCCGCTTCTTCCGCGCCGACGCCGCCTATGCGATCCCTGCGATCTACGCGCGGCTGGAAGAGACGGGCTATTTCTACACCATCCGGTTGCCCTCCAATGCAGTGCTCAAGGAGAAGATCGCGCATCGACTGACCCGGCCCGTAGGCCGTCCGTCGCTGACCAAGGTCAAACGCTTTTACGAGGACTTCGAGTATCAGGCGGCGTCCTGGGACAAGCCCCGCCGTGTCATCGCCAAGATCGAATGGCACCCCGGAGAGCTGTTCCCCAAAGTCGGCTTCATCATCACCAACCTGCCCATGGAGCCAGATTGGGTGGTGCGCTTCTACAACCAGCGTGGCACCGCCGAACAGCACATCAAGGAGGGCAAATACGCCTTCCACTGGACGCGGCTGTCATGCAAGCGGTTCCGTGACAACGAGGTCCGGCTGCAACTGCACGCGCTGGCCTACAACCTGGCAACGTTCCTGCGCTGCATCGATCTGCCCGAGGCCATGGCCAACTGGTCGCTGACATCCCTCCAGCTCAAGCTGATCAAGATCGGGGCCCGCGTCGTGCGTCACGCCCGCGCCATCACCTTCCAACTTGCCGAGGTGGCGGTCACAGGCCCCATGGTCAGAGCCATCCTAACTGCAATTCACCGCCTTCGAGCGCCACCGTCATGTGCGTGACCGCGAACCTGACAGAAACTGAACGAAAGCGGCAGGACAGTTCTGTCCACCGCGCTGAAGAACGGCGATGCTGGGCCAGAATGATGCGAGTTTGCGGCCCGACCCCCCCGCATTCGAACGTTCTGGCGCACGCAAACGCCGCTCAGGGCCCAAAACGCTTGATCGGCAAGCGAGTTTAGGTGATCTTGGCGTCAAACGGCATGCCACTTGGGGAATGTCGGCCAGAATCGATCCCGCCCTTAGCCACAAGAGGTTCAGATCACGTCGTCAGTGCCAAACGCGATTCCCCTGCGTATAGGAATAGGGCCCGGGAGGAACCATGCCGGGGGGGATGCGCCCCGTTTCTTGCATGTGGCAATCTTGCGGCACAACGATTATCGCATCCTTGTCTGGGCTGACCCTGACGGGATCGTTCGCGCAATCAGGCGTTGACCCGGCCCCTTCGAGAGGTTAAAGAGTTTTTTATTCAGAATTGATTTTGGAATATCACATTCTGGTGAACCCTGGTCGGGGGGGTGAGTAATGTATCTGGTTCTTTATTTATTTTGCGCATTCATTGGGTCGCTTTTTTCTGGCTTTATTTTGCTCCGGATCAGGCAGCAACTGAACGGTGTATCAAAGCCGCGTGACGATGGAACCGCCGTCCAATCCTCTCACGTCGGAAACCCGCTGCGTTTAGGTGGATTGGCGGCCGTTGCCGGTCTGGCTTTCGCCGTAGCCCTGCAAATGCTGAACGAGGGCGAAAGCTTCGCGCCGCTGTTGCTTCTGTCGGTTCTTCCGGTCTTCATTACGGGGCTGGCCGAGGATCTCGGCCATCACGTGTCGCCGCGCGGGCGATTTCTGGCGGCGGTATTCTCTGGCGTTGCTGCGGTTGCCCTGTTGGGGGTTTGGGTGCCGAAAGCGGACATACCGGGCATCGACTGGGCTATGGCCACGCCTGCGGTTGCCATCATTCTGACCGTGATCTTTTCGGCCGGGTTTTGTCATGCTGTCAACCTGATCGACGGAATGAATGGTCTGGCAGCGTCGGTGATCACGACATCGGCACTGGGCTGCGCCGCAATTGCTACGCTAGCGTCCTTGCCCGCTGTCACCGGCTTTGCCCTGTTGCTGGTAGCCGCCACAATAGGTTTCCTGTTTCTGAACTGGCCGGTCGCGCGTGTGTTTTTCGGCGATGCCGGTGCCTATGGTCTGGGTCATCTGCTTGTCTTTTTGATGTTCCTGCTGGCATCGCTCTCCAGCGAAGTGGCAGTGCCGGCTTTGCTTTTGGTGATCTTCTGGCCGCTTGCCGACGTGTTCCACACGATCCTGCGGCGCGTGGCCGACAAGGTTTCCATAACACAGCCTGACAGGATGCATCTGCATCAGAAGGTCCGACGCACGCTGGACATCGTCTGGTTCGGATACCGGGGGCGCTATCGGTCCAACCCTTTGACGACGATCATCCTGCTGCCGTTCATCATCGCCCCCGTCGTGACCGGTGTCCTGCTCTGGAACAATCCGGGTGCCGCATGGTTCGCGCTGGGGGGCTATATGCTGGCATTCTCGGCCTGCCATCCATTGACGATACGACTCGCGCGGAGGTTCCGGAGATGGACATCTTACACCCGCAAATCGCACTGACCACGCAAAATATGCTGGCAAGACACCTGTCAGACCGCTAAAGATGGAGTAATGGGCAACCAGTTTGTTGTCCGGGCATTTTAAATGGGTTGAACAGGCCCGATTAGGAAATCGCAAATATATGACAACCACAGCTGCCCACCATGCATCGCTTTTCGGGACCGTGGTCGGTGGTGGCTGGCTTGGCAAGTGGATCCGCGCTTTGATGGGTCTGCTTGCCGTTCTTGTGCTTGTGGCCTGCTCGGACGGTTATGTTGTCTTCCCTACCACGCCCGAAGGTCAGCGCGCACTGGGCGACGATGTCGAGGTGGTTGTCCTAGATGCGACGAACATCGGCAACTACACCAGTCCGGCCCGGGGACATCGTGCATCGTCGCTGCCGGCAGGCCGCCAGTGGATCTATCACGTCGGTCCCGGCGACATCCTGTCAGTGATCGTTTTCAATCACCCCGAACTGACGCTTCCTTCAGGCCCGCAGCGCAGCGCTGCGGAAAGCGGGTTCCAGGTCGGCAGTGATGGGACGATCAACTATCCCTTTATCGGTTCGGTACAAGCTAGCGGTCGATCGGTTGACCAGATCCGCAGCGACATTTCGCAGCGGCTTGCGACGTTCATCCCCGATCCCCAGGTCGAA from Paracoccaceae bacterium Fryx2 includes these protein-coding regions:
- a CDS encoding IS1380 family transposase yields the protein MDHPEGAGSDQGHRVDFDRRVRLEFRGAQISSDGGLLVMRELDDALGLSGLASEALRDNRTGKNTVHRLDGLFRQSVFGRLAGYEDVNDADRLALDPVMRQVVGGRAVDAQAASATQMGRFETETLASPTNRAALADLNGQWIDRFHDRNGLKYIVLDMDSSVSPTHGDQEGSAWNGHFDCTCYHPNFLFNQFGMLERCALRNGNVHSADGWRDVLDPVIARYAGRNLGGRFFRADAAYAIPAIYARLEETGYFYTIRLPSNAVLKEKIAHRLTRPVGRPSLTKVKRFYEDFEYQAASWDKPRRVIAKIEWHPGELFPKVGFIITNLPMEPDWVVRFYNQRGTAEQHIKEGKYAFHWTRLSCKRFRDNEVRLQLHALAYNLATFLRCIDLPEAMANWSLTSLQLKLIKIGARVVRHARAITFQLAEVAVTGPMVRAILTAIHRLRAPPSCA
- a CDS encoding glycosyltransferase, with amino-acid sequence MYLVLYLFCAFIGSLFSGFILLRIRQQLNGVSKPRDDGTAVQSSHVGNPLRLGGLAAVAGLAFAVALQMLNEGESFAPLLLLSVLPVFITGLAEDLGHHVSPRGRFLAAVFSGVAAVALLGVWVPKADIPGIDWAMATPAVAIILTVIFSAGFCHAVNLIDGMNGLAASVITTSALGCAAIATLASLPAVTGFALLLVAATIGFLFLNWPVARVFFGDAGAYGLGHLLVFLMFLLASLSSEVAVPALLLVIFWPLADVFHTILRRVADKVSITQPDRMHLHQKVRRTLDIVWFGYRGRYRSNPLTTIILLPFIIAPVVTGVLLWNNPGAAWFALGGYMLAFSACHPLTIRLARRFRRWTSYTRKSH